A window from Vibrio cortegadensis encodes these proteins:
- a CDS encoding phage holin family protein encodes MQDKLSSFSSYLTSGLLALTGAFSIQDWAAVIGVVMVFVTYFTNRSIKLKLLDEVRKQRMSEELYEKINQ; translated from the coding sequence ATGCAAGATAAACTCAGTTCATTCTCTTCATATCTCACTAGCGGCTTACTGGCACTTACAGGGGCATTCAGTATTCAAGATTGGGCTGCTGTTATTGGCGTGGTGATGGTGTTTGTCACTTACTTCACCAATCGCAGCATCAAACTCAAATTGCTTGATGAAGTTCGTAAGCAAAGAATGTCGGAAGAGCTATATGAAAAGATTAATCAGTAA
- the lysC gene encoding Rz1-like lysis system protein LysC: protein MHLSGCTTTEVIAEYQDRLVLPPAVYLTSCQQPFTAPPQTYGEAVERDPIWLEAWRNCTDQIEHLRGFYGYEDAQPNTGK from the coding sequence ATGCATCTGAGTGGTTGTACTACCACTGAGGTGATCGCTGAATATCAAGACCGATTGGTTCTTCCTCCTGCGGTTTACCTTACTTCTTGCCAACAGCCTTTTACTGCTCCACCACAAACTTATGGTGAAGCGGTTGAACGCGATCCTATTTGGTTAGAAGCCTGGCGCAATTGCACTGACCAAATTGAGCATTTGCGTGGTTTTTATGGCTACGAGGATGCGCAACCGAATACGGGCAAGTAA
- a CDS encoding phage terminase large subunit family protein, translating to MSLKEFDPRLGVEYANAAQIRRDLAYLCRPADKTPVDAADEGLWISDGTDVTKFLSSQVPYMRKPLNCLARRVYEAVIVVGPARSGKTKALVEGWINYALTQAPGDMLLIYSTKTKAEDMSKVDLSRCFSATPDIAKLKTGRKSDDNITFKYFKNGMNLKLDSATETSLSASTYRYAGCTDFDRADDGVGQEGSKFELMLMRTQNAKSSGMVMAESSPGRIVRQPKAAEELTPHEAQPCGGISELYNQGDRHRFYWLCEDCGAYFRPEFESLKWVEHEDPMEASKSAWVECPRCTHRVQEVEKQAKNLQGDFFREGEIDKYGQLVTDESLIRKSKWATFWFEGPIAAYASWQNLVYRYLNAQSIYDESGDENALISFINTRMGRSYILQNESNDIGAHELMLKAVDYPRAEIPMGGRFLIMSIDVQGGKKNARFVVQAQVFGEGLQRWVIDRFEILVNPNRNNDRLNPAVYAEDWDLLIDQVMKKTYSLADGSGRVMKPVLTLCDSGGSAGEKDGKKTSVTDQAYQFYNSLKPKGLSHLFRLVKGASRDIDSLVKQSHPDKRSKLAHGEIPLLLLHTNRLKNRVAASYSRLEFGSRYFHLPKWAERDWYEELTAEYINDKGDWECPANTSNETLDLCSYAEAGMHYLDGDDINWDKPPLWAADWQINPNVIDADVKPEFERKPKRRYNHSKGIFG from the coding sequence ATGAGCTTGAAAGAGTTTGATCCTCGGCTTGGTGTTGAATACGCCAACGCCGCGCAAATAAGACGAGATTTAGCCTACCTTTGCAGGCCTGCTGATAAAACACCGGTGGATGCCGCTGATGAAGGTTTATGGATTTCAGACGGAACAGACGTCACTAAGTTTTTATCTAGCCAAGTTCCTTACATGCGAAAGCCGCTTAATTGTTTGGCAAGGCGCGTGTATGAAGCGGTGATTGTGGTTGGCCCTGCACGTTCTGGGAAAACCAAGGCACTGGTTGAAGGGTGGATAAACTACGCATTAACGCAAGCGCCTGGTGACATGCTTTTAATCTATTCAACGAAAACAAAAGCAGAGGACATGTCCAAGGTGGATTTGTCTCGCTGTTTCTCTGCCACACCTGATATCGCGAAATTAAAAACAGGTCGTAAGTCAGACGACAATATCACCTTCAAATATTTCAAAAATGGCATGAACTTGAAACTGGATTCAGCAACAGAAACCAGTTTATCTGCTTCGACTTACCGTTATGCAGGCTGTACCGATTTTGATCGTGCTGATGATGGCGTAGGCCAAGAGGGGAGTAAGTTTGAGTTAATGCTCATGCGTACTCAGAACGCAAAATCTTCTGGCATGGTAATGGCCGAAAGCTCACCAGGTCGTATTGTTCGTCAACCTAAAGCCGCTGAAGAACTCACGCCGCATGAGGCTCAGCCCTGTGGTGGTATTTCTGAATTATATAATCAAGGGGATAGGCACCGTTTTTACTGGTTATGTGAAGATTGTGGCGCGTATTTCAGACCCGAATTTGAATCGCTGAAATGGGTAGAACATGAAGATCCTATGGAAGCATCAAAAAGTGCTTGGGTAGAGTGCCCACGATGCACTCATAGAGTTCAAGAAGTCGAAAAACAAGCGAAGAACTTACAAGGTGATTTTTTCAGAGAAGGTGAAATAGATAAGTACGGCCAGCTCGTAACCGATGAATCGCTCATCAGAAAATCCAAATGGGCAACGTTCTGGTTTGAAGGTCCCATTGCGGCTTATGCCAGTTGGCAAAACTTGGTGTATCGCTACCTTAATGCTCAGTCTATTTATGATGAAAGTGGTGATGAAAACGCCCTTATCTCATTCATTAATACCCGTATGGGCCGTTCTTACATTCTTCAAAATGAAAGCAATGATATTGGCGCTCATGAGCTGATGCTAAAAGCCGTGGATTACCCAAGGGCTGAGATTCCAATGGGTGGTCGATTCCTGATCATGAGTATCGATGTTCAAGGCGGGAAAAAGAACGCTCGCTTTGTTGTCCAGGCTCAAGTGTTTGGTGAAGGGCTGCAACGTTGGGTGATTGACCGTTTTGAAATACTGGTTAACCCCAACCGAAATAATGACCGGCTTAATCCTGCGGTGTATGCAGAAGATTGGGATTTATTGATTGATCAGGTAATGAAGAAAACATACTCGTTGGCTGACGGCTCAGGCCGAGTGATGAAGCCTGTGCTGACGCTGTGTGATTCAGGCGGAAGCGCGGGAGAAAAAGACGGTAAGAAAACTTCTGTGACCGATCAGGCTTACCAGTTTTACAACAGTTTAAAACCAAAAGGACTGTCTCATTTGTTCCGTTTGGTTAAAGGGGCCAGTCGAGACATTGACTCCTTGGTTAAACAGAGTCATCCAGATAAACGCAGTAAGTTAGCTCATGGTGAAATTCCGCTTCTTTTGCTGCATACCAACCGTTTAAAGAACCGAGTCGCGGCCAGTTATTCACGCTTAGAGTTTGGATCTCGTTACTTTCATTTACCCAAGTGGGCAGAGCGTGATTGGTATGAAGAGCTCACGGCTGAATACATTAATGATAAAGGCGATTGGGAGTGTCCTGCTAATACGTCAAATGAAACATTGGATTTGTGTTCATACGCAGAAGCAGGGATGCATTACCTCGACGGTGATGACATCAACTGGGACAAACCACCGCTATGGGCAGCAGATTGGCAGATTAACCCCAATGTCATTGATGCTGATGTGAAACCAGAATTCGAACGTAAACCTAAACGTCGATATAACCATTCAAAAGGCATTTTCGGATGA
- a CDS encoding lysozyme produces MKRLISKTICSVAAILSIVFNVAPDMQTSRQGLAHIANLEGCRTEAYQCSANVWTYGLGHTQGVSQGDVATNEQIARNFIADVHSAENMVNKKLLTSVTQSQFDVLVSFVFNLGAGNFQSSTMLKLFNQNQPLKACLEFSRWVYVNGKDCRSPDSQCSGIVKRREIELNACLNGW; encoded by the coding sequence ATGAAAAGATTAATCAGTAAAACCATCTGTTCTGTTGCTGCCATTCTTTCCATCGTGTTTAACGTTGCACCCGATATGCAAACCAGCCGACAAGGTTTAGCGCATATCGCGAATCTTGAAGGGTGCAGAACCGAAGCGTATCAATGCAGCGCGAACGTATGGACTTACGGCCTTGGTCATACTCAAGGCGTAAGCCAAGGTGATGTGGCCACCAATGAGCAAATTGCCCGTAATTTCATTGCTGATGTTCATTCAGCTGAAAATATGGTGAACAAAAAACTACTCACTTCCGTCACTCAATCTCAATTCGATGTTCTTGTCAGCTTTGTGTTTAACCTTGGCGCAGGAAACTTCCAAAGCTCCACCATGCTTAAGCTGTTCAATCAAAACCAACCACTCAAAGCTTGCTTGGAGTTTTCGCGTTGGGTCTATGTTAACGGAAAAGATTGCCGCAGCCCTGATAGCCAATGTTCAGGGATAGTAAAACGCCGTGAGATAGAGCTAAATGCTTGCTTAAATGGGTGGTGA